ACTTGAAGTTTGTCTGCAGCTCCTTGAAGAGTTGGGTACGAATGAAGGTTTAGCCTGACATATTGCTTAGCACGTTCTACTAAGGTTTCTGATGAAGACTTATTTCCAACTTGCTTTGCTTTCTCAATAGAATGTTTCACTTGATTAATCTGCTCCATGACGTTTGGCCAAAAAGTAAAACAATCTGTAATTTCTACTACAGTTGTGGTTTTTAATTTCATAGATAAACGTTGTTTCAATTTAATAATCTGGTGATTAAGAAGCTCTTTTTTACCATTAAATAGTTCCTCATTTTGAACAATTAGAAGAATGGTAACAGTACAAGGGTCTTCCATTAGCATAATTGGAAACCCAATTGATGAAAGTTCGGATTGAACTTCGTGCTCTATTAAAGCTCCTTCTTTTAGGAGCTCGTTGTAGATTCCTACCCAATAACATTGTGAGTCAATTTTTATAGGGAGTTGGTATTCATCTATTTGTCTTTGAATATGTTCTACTTCAGTCTTATTAACCTTCCAATTTCTTAATAGTATCCCCCCAATAAAAACAGGCTTTTTAGATAGTTCCAAAAGCATATTCTGTCTTTCCGTATCCTGACTTTCTTCTTCCTTCCACTTTTTTAATACACCTTCTACAGAAATCAAGAGTTCCTCGTCCGAGCAAGGTTTAAGTAAGTAATCAACAGCATGAACACGGATCGCCTGCTTAGCGTATTCGAATTCCGCATATCCAGATAAAAGAATTCCTTTAGTGGAGTATTGTCTTTTATTCATTTCAATTAATAGATCAATACCTGATTGACCTGGCATTCTAATGTCGGTAACAACTACGTGAACAATATTAGACTCTAGCAGTTCTAAAGCTTCATTCACTGAAGAGGCCGATAGTATAGTCGTAATACCTAAATCTCCCCAATCTATCGCACTTAAGCCAAGTAAGGTTGCCTCTTCATCATCCACCAATAGAAGTGTATACACGTAAGTGCCCCCTCATTTGTTTGCCTCTAGCACTTGCCATTTAAGTTCAACTTTTAATCCGCCAAGTTCAGATTTACTAAGATAAATGCCCGATTCGTCATCATATTTTTTTTGTAAGCGTTGATGGACGTTGCGAAGCCCATAACTATCTTTTAAAACCTCACCATCCTCCAAATTAAAAGCTAGTTCGTTCATTTCAAGGTCAGAAAGACCTAATCCGTTATCTTCAATTGTAATTAGATATGAATTCTGATTAACCTTTCCTGAAATGCGTATATAACTTTTTCCTGTGACTGATTCAATTCCATGAACAATTGCGTTTTCAACAATAGGCTGAATAAGTAGTCTTGGAATTTCAAGATCATACATATCTTTTGGTACCGAAATTGAATAGGTTAAACATTTCTTTCTTAGTGCATGAATGGATAAGAAATGTTCAACTAAATCTATTTCTTCCTGTAATCTTGTCTTTTCATCTTCAACCCTCGTTCGGTATCTAAAATAGTGTCCTAAATGAAGAGCCATTTTCTCTACAGCTTCTGTTTGCTGAACTTTAGCCATGTTTTTAATATAGAATAGACAGTTGTAAAGAAAATGAGGGTTTATTTGAGCTTGCATTAATTTTAAAAAGGCATCTTGTGAACGAATCTTCTCCACATATACCTGTTCAATTAACGTTTGAATTTGTTGAGCCATTTCATTAAAGCCATGTGTTAGTTTATGGAATTCATTATTATGCTCAGCTGTAATTCTTACGGAATAATCAGCTTGTTTAATCTTGTGTACAGCATGACTTAAATCACGAATTGGGATGTGAATTTCCTTATACAAAAGCCAACCTGAAATGACTCCAAAAAAAATCATGAGTACAACAGATGTATACAGTAAATACCTACTTGTATAAACAGGTTTCAACAACTCATCCAGAGGAAAAAAGTCAATTAAAACCCAATCAAGAGCTTCTGATTGTACATAACTAACTAGATACTGAATTCCATTATGATGAACGTTTAGCGTGCCACTGCTTCCTTGAAGCTGATGATCTATTGATTCTGTTAAAGTAGAATTGGTTCTCTCTGGAGCAATCGTTCCGAAATTGTCATGAAACAAAAAAGCTTCATTATCGTTTGTTGTTACTAATTCATCTAAATGATCTCTTAAACTTTGTGCATATACTCGGGCTTCAATAATCACTTCATTCCCAATGACAACGTTATTTAATGGATATCGTACGTGACGAATAAAGTAATCTTGCTCCCTGCCAGTACTACTCTCTATATAACTCCATGAACTTGATAAATTCTCGGGAGTATCAGGGAAATTAGGCATAGTCGTGATAGCGTTATCATTACTTGGCATATAAATTGTCACATCAACTAAAAGCTTACTTAACTGCTGATAGGTACGGAGTTTTTCAGAGACATTTTCTTTCAAAGCAACTGCTTCAAAAGGACTGTACAATTCAATGTTTCTTAAACTACTAATATCGGAATCGATACTAAGAGCGACAATAAACTGTGAAATTTGATCAAGGTCAGATTCAAACTGATTGACTGATACCTCTAATCGGTTTACGTTACGAGAGTGAATGTCTTCAATAATAACTTGTTCAGTTACATAATTTGAATAGCTATAAATAAGTACTGTCGGTAACAGTAATAAAAGCAGAATAATGACTGCCTTTTGAAACAGTGTTAATCTACTCATCATTAATTCCTCCTCTTGTTAAAAGTTTATCTGAATCGTTGCAAGAGGAGGAGATAAATCTTATTCGCTTTCTTGAATTGTTTTATACCACTCATTTACTTCCGTAGTAATATCATCTCCACCAGAGCTTTTCCATTTATCAACAATATTTTCGAATTCATCAATGGATTGTTCTCCGTAGATCATTTTACTAAATGACTCTGAGAGCATAGTGTCGAGAGTATCTTGCCTTGAGAGCATCGTAGGTGTTGGTGCACCAGTAAACATACTCGCTACCTGTTTATCTGCTCCATCTACAACAATTCTAGCTCCTTCCCAAGCCGCTTCTGGATATTGTAAATACACTTTTTTCTCAAATGGAGTTTCGGGCTCCTGGCCACGTGCAAATTCAGCTAGCGTATTGATGTATAGAGAGGGAATTCTTGCTCCATCAAAAGTAATTGTGTATTTAACAGGATCTATTCTTCCACCCGGAATTTCATCATCCTTATACTTTACATCTTCTTCATCTAAATAATAATCATAGCCTTCAGCAAAACCGTATTCGAATTCATTTCCTTCTACAGGATTCGCAAAGTTCTCAAATAGGTAATTCTGGTAGACAAAAAAGGCTTGGATTTCTTCTTCCGTCGCACTTTCATTTATCATGACAGCACCATTTTGAGACGTGATTCCAGTAGAACGACCCGCTTCACCATTTGGACCAACAGGTATTTCGTATGCTTTATACTCTGCACCATCCACATTATTAAGCAATTCCGCAAGTGGCCAATCAGGCATCCAATGTGGTCCAGCAATGATTCCAGCTCTTCCAGATGTAAATAATTCAGATGCTTTTACTTCATCCCATAGGCCGGATTCAGGATGTATATATCCTTTTTCCATCCACTCCTTAAGTGTTTGTAATCCTTCCTTAACCTCAGGTTGAATGGAACCATTTTCTAGAGTACCATCTTCTGTAAGATTCCACTGATCAGGCATTGCACCATATGCTCCAAATACCCAATCTGTGGTGGACATCCATGTGTTATAAGAGTTTGCAAATCCTGCAGCTAACCCATATGTTTTTTCCCCGGTTCCACTCGGATCTTCATTTACAAATTCATCCATAATCGATTCAATATCTTCCATAGTCTCGGGTCCCTCTAACCCCAATTTGTCTAACCAATCCTGGCGAATGAATAAGACAGTATCTCCATTCATTTCATAATCTAATATAGGGATAGCAAATCTACCTTCTTCCCGTGTATATGGATCCCATGCATGAGGATCTGCTTCCATTGCTTCCTTCCATGCTGATGACGCGTATTTATCAAAGATTTCACCTACTTCAACTACACGACCTGAATCAATTAAATCCTGAGTTATATTACTTCTTAAACTAATAATTGATGGTAACTCTTCATTCGCCGACATACTCAGTTGCAGCTTAGTATCAAAAGTGTCGTCTGGTCCACTTGTTGTCCAAAGGTAATCTAGATCAATATTGAATGTATCTTTCACCCATTTTGTATGCACATTATCTTGAATTGTCTCTCCCTCTTTAAATAAGATGTCTCCAGATATATGTTTAATTAAACTAATTGAAACTGGCTCCTCAAAAGACTCTGGTAGCTCCTCAGCTGATGCAACCGGGTCTAACTTACTTTCTTTTTGAGCAGATTCATTATTACTACATGCAGCCGTTAAAATAAGAATACTACTAAAAAATGAAAGCTTTAAAACCTGACTTCTTTTCATAATTATCCCCCTTTAATGTAAGCCCTTACATAATAGTACTTACTTTTAGAAGCTACGAAAACCCAATTTATTTAAGGTACATATGACTTTATTAATCATACTCTTATAATCAGATTCAATTAAGACTTGCATTTTATTTAACTTACATAAAAAGCCTTAGGTTTCCAATCCCTCAAAAACGGAAATACCTACGTTAGATACATAAGGAGGATATAAAGTTGAATAATCAAGTGAAGCAATGGTTAAATGACCTGACGATAGAAGAAAAAGCGGAGTTATGTAGTGGTAAGGATTTCTGGACAACACAAGCCGTTGAGCGATTAGGCATCCCTTCCATTATGATGACGGACGGCCCACATGGACTGCGTAAGCAGGCTGGTGAATCCGATCACCTAGGTTTAAATGAAAGTGTTCCTGCTACCTGCTTTCCCTCAGCAGTAAGCCTTGCCTCAACGTGGAATCGTGACCTGATCTACGATGTGGGGGTGGCTTTAGGTAAGGAGGCCCGAAAAGAAGAGGTGGCTGTTCTTCTCGGCCCAGGTGCAAATATCAAACGTTCGCCGCTATGCGGTCGCAACTTCGAATACTTTTCGGAGGATCCGTACGTTTCTGCGCAGCTCGCAGCAGCTCATATTAAAGGTGTACAGAGTGAGGGCGTAGGTGCTTCTCTTAAGCACTTTGCTGTAAACAATCAGGAGCACCGCCGCATGAGTGTTGATGCTGTAGTTGATGAACGAACACTGCGCGAGATCTATCTAGCTAGTTTTGAAGGCGCAGTAAAAGAAGCGCAGCCATGGACAGTTATGTGCTCTTATAATCTGGTTAACGGAGAGTATGCCTCAGAGCATAAGCGTTTGTTAACAACAATCCTTCGTGATGAGTGGGGATTTGATGGTCTTGTTGTCTCTGACTGGGGAGCGGTGAATGAACGTGCCGCTGGTGTAGGAGCTGGTATGGATTTAGAGATGCCAACATCAAACGGGGTAGGAACTCAGAAAATCCTTAATGCGATAGAACAGGGTGAGCTTGACGAACAAGCTCTTGATTATGCTGTCACTCGCATTTTGAATTTGGTTGTTAAGTCTTCCTCTCAAAAGGATCTAGTAGATGTTGATATGGATGCACAGCACAGCTTGCACGAAAAGTTGCTAGAGAGGCTGTTGTTCTTTTAAAAAACGAGGGTGACCTGCTTCCTCTTCAAAAGAGTCAGAGCGTTGCCGTGATAGGTGAGCTTGCTAAAAAGCCTCGATATCAAGGCGGAGGAAGTTCTCACATTAATCCGTATCAACTAGATAATGCTTATGATGAGCTCGCGCTTTATGCAGATTCGCTATCTTATGCACAAGGATATGACCTTGAAAAAGATAAAGAGGATGATCAGTTGATTCGTGAGGCAACAGATTGCGCACGAGATGCAGAGGTAGCTATTTTGTTTGTTGGCTTGCCGGATCGCTATGAGTCTGAGGGATTTGATCGAGATCATATGTCTCTACCAACCAACCATGAAGCCTTAATCCACTCTGTTTTAGACGCACAGCCAAACACCATTGTGATTCTAAGCAACGGCTCGCCTGTTGAAATGCCTTGGGTCGATGATATGCCATCTATTATTGAAGGGTACCTAGGTGGACAAGCAGGCGGTGGCGCTGTTGCAGATGTCTTATATGGCGTTGAATCTCCTTCCGGTAAATTAGCTGAGACGTTCCCAGTAAAAGTTGAGGATAACCCATCCTATCTTTATTTCCCGGGAGAAGATGATCGCGTCGAGTATCGAGAGGGGATTTTCGTTGGCTATCGCTACTATGACACCAAAAAGGTCAAACCACTGTTTCCTTTTGGTCATGGGTTAAGCTATACAACGTACTCTTATGAAAACATGACTGTTTCTAGCCATGAACTGAATGATTCAGAAAAAGTTACGGTTACGGTTACGGTTACGGTTACGGTTCAAGTTAAAAATACGGGGTCCGTAAAAGGAAAAGAAATCGTTCAATTATACGTGCACGACAAGCAATCATCTGTTGTTCGACCGGAGAAAGAACTTAAAGCATTTGATAAGGTCGAGCTTGAACCTGGTGAAACAAAAGAGGTTCACCTTGGATTAGATCGTCGTGCCTTTGCCTACTACAATATGGATAAAGAAGACTGGTCAGTAGAAAGCGGAGAATTTGAATTAAGAGTTGGACCATCTTCTGCTGAAATTGCACTTACGGAAACCATCTCAATTACGTCTTCTGAGCCAACAAGTTTTGA
The nucleotide sequence above comes from Alkalicoccobacillus plakortidis. Encoded proteins:
- a CDS encoding response regulator transcription factor, producing the protein MYTLLLVDDEEATLLGLSAIDWGDLGITTILSASSVNEALELLESNIVHVVVTDIRMPGQSGIDLLIEMNKRQYSTKGILLSGYAEFEYAKQAIRVHAVDYLLKPCSDEELLISVEGVLKKWKEEESQDTERQNMLLELSKKPVFIGGILLRNWKVNKTEVEHIQRQIDEYQLPIKIDSQCYWVGIYNELLKEGALIEHEVQSELSSIGFPIMLMEDPCTVTILLIVQNEELFNGKKELLNHQIIKLKQRLSMKLKTTTVVEITDCFTFWPNVMEQINQVKHSIEKAKQVGNKSSSETLVERAKQYVRLNLHSYPTLQGAADKLQVHSAYLSKIFKEISGENFSDYTHQLKMEHAVYLLVHTNQRVIKVAESLGYSDSSYFIKVFKKYFNKTPQEFRNR
- a CDS encoding sensor histidine kinase: MMSRLTLFQKAVIILLLLLLPTVLIYSYSNYVTEQVIIEDIHSRNVNRLEVSVNQFESDLDQISQFIVALSIDSDISSLRNIELYSPFEAVALKENVSEKLRTYQQLSKLLVDVTIYMPSNDNAITTMPNFPDTPENLSSSWSYIESSTGREQDYFIRHVRYPLNNVVIGNEVIIEARVYAQSLRDHLDELVTTNDNEAFLFHDNFGTIAPERTNSTLTESIDHQLQGSSGTLNVHHNGIQYLVSYVQSEALDWVLIDFFPLDELLKPVYTSRYLLYTSVVLMIFFGVISGWLLYKEIHIPIRDLSHAVHKIKQADYSVRITAEHNNEFHKLTHGFNEMAQQIQTLIEQVYVEKIRSQDAFLKLMQAQINPHFLYNCLFYIKNMAKVQQTEAVEKMALHLGHYFRYRTRVEDEKTRLQEEIDLVEHFLSIHALRKKCLTYSISVPKDMYDLEIPRLLIQPIVENAIVHGIESVTGKSYIRISGKVNQNSYLITIEDNGLGLSDLEMNELAFNLEDGEVLKDSYGLRNVHQRLQKKYDDESGIYLSKSELGGLKVELKWQVLEANK
- a CDS encoding extracellular solute-binding protein, which encodes MKRSQVLKLSFFSSILILTAACSNNESAQKESKLDPVASAEELPESFEEPVSISLIKHISGDILFKEGETIQDNVHTKWVKDTFNIDLDYLWTTSGPDDTFDTKLQLSMSANEELPSIISLRSNITQDLIDSGRVVEVGEIFDKYASSAWKEAMEADPHAWDPYTREEGRFAIPILDYEMNGDTVLFIRQDWLDKLGLEGPETMEDIESIMDEFVNEDPSGTGEKTYGLAAGFANSYNTWMSTTDWVFGAYGAMPDQWNLTEDGTLENGSIQPEVKEGLQTLKEWMEKGYIHPESGLWDEVKASELFTSGRAGIIAGPHWMPDWPLAELLNNVDGAEYKAYEIPVGPNGEAGRSTGITSQNGAVMINESATEEEIQAFFVYQNYLFENFANPVEGNEFEYGFAEGYDYYLDEEDVKYKDDEIPGGRIDPVKYTITFDGARIPSLYINTLAEFARGQEPETPFEKKVYLQYPEAAWEGARIVVDGADKQVASMFTGAPTPTMLSRQDTLDTMLSESFSKMIYGEQSIDEFENIVDKWKSSGGDDITTEVNEWYKTIQESE